A genomic region of Friedmanniella luteola contains the following coding sequences:
- a CDS encoding sigma factor-like helix-turn-helix DNA-binding protein: MTEDFSFDFDDVRPRTWLDAFPWLRGTLEWRGEGQPWWQESIDDASAGVRRHIIAQISELAMERLTQWTIGQIFPGLSPDLDLRLLQLPARAANTLDRRGCTQAAALAAMTVDDMIRWRQVGAGTIDAILQALADASTTAATPTVISFSNAFETMAALPFDELRTPDWLHALNDDLTTVATWFATVGFSDQALLGAPLPAGTPHEIVKARQRLETLTADQVLGEDELELDIAGRFDDALRMLDPRAAQILAARMFADKPVTLDQLGLKYEVTRERIRQIEGKATGTMRGFISESGALGEVAEAARSLIGTIRPLDELLELIPALGRNVETVGQPAWRVLDRLDDAYQIEDEWCVVPTMTAAENITQTLLQERADKYGVARMDEFDLIESSHPEKQAELTAAWITHCGYIVDRNFVLTRTSSVNDYAAAILSIDGSPLSPQEIVDRFVFDRSPRSLGNALSGDDRFERVDRDRWALKEWGLDAYAGIRSVIREQVARSGGRVKLTDLVEHITSRYSVSGSSVVVYAGAAPFITKDGMVQLATEDQGARKAPERTRRLFRRPDGWAYRVRISNDHLRGSGSLAPHAIAAVLDLHAGETRQLHNPLGAQSVAWTGLQPQFGTIRRFLMAEDVAAGAEAFLILQDDATFSFELARDLIDDPLADALSLAGAPAVTDWEEARLALAQALRLPDASPVTSIIGGYRERGDDDIAELLTSIREYLETGNIPTEVKHRADVDDILDLL, encoded by the coding sequence ATGACTGAGGACTTCTCGTTCGACTTCGACGACGTGCGACCACGCACCTGGCTCGACGCGTTCCCGTGGTTGAGGGGCACCCTCGAGTGGCGCGGCGAGGGTCAGCCTTGGTGGCAGGAGTCGATCGACGACGCTTCCGCCGGCGTGCGACGGCACATCATTGCCCAGATCTCGGAGCTGGCCATGGAGCGGCTGACGCAGTGGACGATCGGTCAGATCTTCCCCGGACTGTCCCCCGACCTTGATCTGCGGCTGCTGCAGCTGCCCGCCCGCGCCGCCAACACACTGGACCGCCGGGGCTGTACCCAAGCTGCTGCTCTGGCGGCGATGACCGTGGACGACATGATCAGGTGGCGCCAGGTGGGCGCCGGCACTATCGACGCCATCCTTCAAGCCCTTGCCGACGCCAGCACGACGGCAGCGACACCGACCGTGATCTCGTTCTCCAATGCCTTTGAGACCATGGCGGCGTTGCCGTTCGATGAATTGCGGACGCCGGACTGGCTACATGCCCTGAACGACGATCTGACAACAGTCGCCACCTGGTTCGCCACCGTCGGGTTCTCCGACCAGGCCCTGCTGGGTGCCCCGCTCCCCGCCGGCACGCCACACGAGATCGTTAAGGCTCGTCAGAGGCTCGAGACGCTCACCGCTGATCAGGTCTTGGGTGAGGACGAGCTGGAGCTCGACATTGCTGGCCGTTTCGACGACGCCCTTCGCATGCTCGATCCACGCGCCGCGCAGATCCTCGCGGCTCGCATGTTCGCCGACAAGCCGGTGACCCTGGACCAGCTCGGACTGAAGTACGAGGTGACCCGCGAGCGCATCCGCCAGATCGAGGGCAAGGCGACCGGCACCATGCGTGGCTTCATCTCCGAGAGTGGCGCCCTCGGAGAGGTCGCCGAAGCCGCCCGCTCACTTATCGGCACAATCCGCCCGCTCGATGAGTTGCTCGAGCTCATCCCGGCGCTGGGCCGCAACGTCGAGACGGTCGGCCAACCGGCATGGCGCGTGCTCGACCGCTTGGATGACGCCTATCAAATCGAGGATGAGTGGTGCGTCGTCCCCACCATGACCGCCGCCGAGAACATCACCCAGACGCTGCTTCAGGAGCGGGCCGACAAGTACGGCGTCGCACGGATGGACGAGTTCGACCTGATCGAGAGCAGCCACCCGGAGAAGCAGGCCGAGCTCACGGCGGCGTGGATTACCCACTGTGGCTACATCGTTGACCGCAACTTCGTGCTCACGCGGACCTCATCGGTGAACGACTACGCTGCCGCCATCCTGTCGATCGATGGTTCACCGCTCAGCCCCCAGGAGATCGTCGACCGCTTCGTCTTCGACCGGAGCCCGCGCTCCCTCGGGAACGCTTTGAGTGGCGACGACCGTTTCGAGCGCGTCGATCGCGACCGATGGGCCCTCAAAGAGTGGGGACTCGACGCGTACGCCGGCATTCGGTCGGTAATCCGGGAGCAGGTTGCCCGAAGCGGAGGTCGGGTCAAGCTGACGGATCTAGTCGAGCACATTACCAGCCGTTACAGCGTAAGCGGGAGCAGCGTGGTGGTCTACGCCGGTGCCGCTCCGTTCATCACGAAAGACGGGATGGTGCAGCTCGCTACGGAGGACCAGGGTGCGCGTAAGGCACCGGAGCGCACGCGCCGCCTTTTCCGCCGCCCCGACGGGTGGGCTTACCGCGTGCGCATCAGCAACGATCACCTACGTGGCAGCGGCTCACTCGCGCCGCACGCCATCGCGGCGGTCCTCGATCTCCACGCCGGTGAAACCCGACAGCTTCACAACCCGCTCGGAGCGCAGTCTGTTGCCTGGACAGGACTGCAGCCCCAATTCGGCACAATCCGCCGATTCCTCATGGCCGAAGACGTCGCTGCCGGGGCTGAGGCGTTCCTCATCCTGCAGGACGACGCGACCTTCTCCTTCGAACTTGCTCGTGACCTAATCGACGATCCGCTCGCGGACGCCTTGTCCCTCGCTGGGGCTCCGGCGGTTACCGACTGGGAAGAAGCCCGACTGGCCCTTGCCCAAGCCCTCCGCCTTCCCGACGCCTCCCCCGTGACCAGCATCATCGGGGGGTACCGCGAGCGCGGCGACGACGACATCGCCGAGTTGCTGACCTCGATACGCGAGTACCTGGAGACCGGTAACATCCCGACAGAAGTAAAGCACCGGGCCGACGTAGACGACATCTTGGATCTCCTGTGA
- a CDS encoding PD-(D/E)XK nuclease family protein, giving the protein MQVQFTSYGPAALILLRQAVAAAKAHDPMAPVTLIVPTNLAGIVARRYLAAGVGDGRIGIAALDITTLDRLAERLAAPNLAPRRPVTAPVLAAAWRTALATEPGVFAEVADHPATVQALAAAHRTLRDADNSALTGVEKLGGLPAEVVRLHRTVRHSLHSDWYDGVDLLDDAATRCHGADLGAVVLYLPQELSRAQAALADGLLRDRPASTVICGLTGVRRADAALTPWLEQLEVQLPDPPAPSTATRLLNASDSDDEVRCVVREVVEALKHTPAHRVAVLYSATRPYARLLHEQLAAAGVTVNGTGPRPVGERAIAQCLLGLLALPEGDLARADLFRTLASAPVRDFDGQRVPLSRWERTSRSAGVVRGEDWSARLCRLVDVEQAEIASEMASEDPQDWRLERSRQAIESAEGLNAFVARLRSELDSAERMSTWRDLTGWAGRLYETLLGSPGTLNRLPAEEQYAAAAVASTLQALGNLDAVEGAASLTRLREALELALASSLPRVGRFGDGIYVGPLSSAVGLDLEVSFVLGLSEDLYPGRVHEDALLPEKVRAATNGQVPSARAALDRQHRNLLAAFASAPTVVASFPRGDLRRSTVRIPSRFLLPTLRHLSGDHRLPATAWQPADYAGAMATSGSFAGELLQTRALSQEQEWRTRQAAAVHTLDDATVRAGTVMVRARAQHALSRFDGNLSGLEGIPDYAMSTQAISPTALEFYAACPYAFFVRRLLGVQPLEQPEDIVVVSPTQIGTFVHAVVDRLIRECQDELPGFGEPWTGAQRERLRAIAESEAEALAQQGLTGHPRLWQRERQRILGDLEWMLDDDDAWHAREQSRVMASEMAFGMRGGEAVAVTVSRGSVSMRGSADRVDQRADGTLVVTDIKTGSRTAFDKISESDPYVEGTKLQLPVYALAARSRFGNAGTPVRAAYWFVRKGRGRKELPLTQEVEQSYAVTVGVLVDSIAAGLFPPKAPETPDFLWVQCSYCNPDGTGYGDLREVWERKQFDPLLQRLVRLIDVDAPASLGDAGAAQ; this is encoded by the coding sequence ATGCAGGTCCAGTTCACCAGCTACGGTCCTGCCGCGCTCATCCTGCTTCGCCAGGCCGTCGCTGCGGCCAAGGCCCACGACCCGATGGCGCCGGTCACGCTCATCGTGCCCACCAACCTCGCCGGCATCGTCGCCCGCCGGTACCTCGCCGCGGGGGTAGGCGACGGTCGCATCGGCATCGCCGCCCTGGACATCACCACGCTGGATCGGCTCGCGGAACGCCTCGCTGCGCCGAATCTCGCGCCCCGTCGGCCAGTGACTGCGCCGGTCCTTGCGGCAGCCTGGCGGACCGCCTTGGCAACCGAGCCGGGCGTGTTTGCCGAGGTGGCCGATCATCCCGCCACCGTGCAGGCGCTCGCCGCGGCGCACCGCACCCTGCGCGACGCTGACAACTCGGCGCTGACTGGCGTCGAGAAACTCGGCGGTCTCCCGGCGGAGGTGGTGCGGCTGCACCGCACGGTTCGCCACTCCCTGCACTCTGACTGGTACGACGGGGTCGACCTGCTTGACGATGCTGCCACACGCTGCCACGGTGCGGACCTCGGCGCCGTCGTGCTGTATCTGCCGCAGGAACTGAGCCGAGCCCAGGCCGCTCTCGCGGACGGACTCCTGAGGGACCGTCCCGCCTCCACCGTCATCTGCGGGCTTACCGGGGTGCGGCGCGCTGATGCTGCGCTCACCCCTTGGCTGGAGCAACTGGAGGTGCAACTGCCGGACCCTCCCGCGCCGAGTACAGCCACCCGCTTGCTCAACGCCTCCGACTCCGACGACGAGGTGCGGTGCGTGGTGCGCGAGGTCGTCGAAGCGCTCAAGCACACCCCCGCCCATCGGGTCGCCGTGCTCTACTCCGCGACCAGGCCGTACGCCCGGCTGCTGCACGAGCAGCTTGCTGCGGCGGGTGTCACGGTGAACGGGACCGGTCCGCGGCCGGTGGGGGAGCGCGCGATCGCCCAGTGTCTGCTGGGGTTGCTCGCGCTGCCCGAGGGTGACCTCGCTCGCGCCGACCTGTTCCGCACTCTGGCCAGCGCTCCGGTTCGCGACTTCGATGGCCAACGCGTCCCGCTGTCCCGGTGGGAGCGCACGTCTCGGAGCGCCGGCGTGGTCCGCGGAGAGGACTGGTCTGCCCGGCTTTGCCGGCTGGTCGATGTCGAGCAGGCCGAGATCGCCTCGGAAATGGCATCGGAAGATCCGCAGGACTGGCGGCTGGAGCGCAGCCGTCAAGCCATCGAGTCCGCCGAGGGTCTGAACGCCTTCGTCGCCCGACTGCGGAGCGAGTTGGACAGCGCCGAGCGGATGAGTACCTGGCGTGACCTGACCGGCTGGGCGGGACGACTCTACGAGACGCTGCTGGGAAGTCCGGGCACGCTGAACCGTCTTCCCGCCGAGGAGCAGTACGCGGCCGCGGCGGTTGCGTCCACCCTGCAAGCGCTGGGCAACCTCGACGCCGTCGAGGGCGCAGCCTCGCTCACGCGACTCCGCGAGGCGCTTGAGCTGGCGTTGGCGTCGTCCCTGCCGCGGGTCGGGCGCTTCGGGGACGGGATCTATGTTGGGCCGCTGAGTTCGGCGGTCGGCCTCGACCTCGAGGTGTCCTTCGTGCTGGGGCTGAGCGAGGACCTCTACCCTGGCCGCGTGCATGAGGATGCGCTGCTCCCAGAGAAGGTGCGGGCGGCCACAAACGGGCAGGTGCCTTCCGCCCGCGCCGCGCTCGACCGGCAGCACCGGAACCTGCTCGCCGCGTTCGCGTCGGCTCCAACTGTGGTCGCGTCCTTCCCCCGTGGGGACCTCCGGCGGTCCACCGTGCGCATACCGAGCCGCTTCCTGCTGCCGACCCTGCGTCATCTCAGCGGGGACCACCGCCTGCCGGCTACCGCGTGGCAGCCAGCGGACTATGCCGGGGCGATGGCCACGTCCGGCTCTTTCGCCGGCGAGCTCTTGCAGACGCGCGCGCTGAGCCAGGAGCAGGAGTGGCGCACCCGGCAGGCTGCCGCCGTGCACACCTTGGACGACGCGACCGTGCGCGCGGGCACCGTTATGGTCCGGGCCAGGGCGCAGCACGCCTTGAGCCGTTTCGACGGCAACCTGTCCGGCCTCGAGGGCATCCCCGACTACGCCATGAGCACTCAGGCCATCTCGCCTACCGCACTCGAGTTCTATGCGGCCTGCCCGTACGCCTTCTTCGTCCGGCGGCTCCTGGGTGTTCAGCCGTTGGAGCAGCCAGAGGACATCGTCGTCGTCTCGCCCACTCAGATCGGCACCTTCGTGCACGCGGTGGTGGACCGGCTCATCCGCGAATGCCAGGACGAGCTCCCGGGCTTCGGCGAACCCTGGACCGGTGCTCAACGCGAGCGTCTCCGCGCGATCGCCGAGTCGGAGGCCGAGGCGTTGGCCCAGCAAGGACTCACCGGACACCCGCGGCTCTGGCAGCGGGAGCGTCAACGGATCCTCGGCGACCTCGAGTGGATGCTTGACGACGACGACGCCTGGCACGCTCGTGAGCAGTCGAGGGTCATGGCGAGTGAGATGGCTTTCGGTATGCGCGGCGGGGAGGCTGTGGCCGTCACCGTCTCGCGCGGTTCGGTCAGCATGCGGGGAAGCGCGGACCGTGTCGACCAGCGAGCTGACGGCACGCTTGTCGTCACCGACATCAAGACCGGAAGCCGTACCGCCTTTGACAAGATCAGCGAGTCTGACCCTTATGTCGAGGGGACCAAGCTCCAGCTTCCCGTTTACGCGCTCGCTGCTCGGTCCCGCTTCGGGAACGCCGGCACGCCCGTGCGTGCCGCGTACTGGTTCGTGCGTAAGGGCCGCGGCCGGAAGGAGCTGCCATTGACGCAAGAAGTTGAACAGAGCTATGCCGTGACCGTGGGAGTCCTCGTCGACTCGATCGCGGCAGGGCTTTTCCCCCCCAAGGCGCCGGAGACACCAGACTTCTTGTGGGTGCAGTGCTCCTACTGCAACCCGGACGGGACCGGCTACGGCGACCTTCGGGAGGTTTGGGAGCGGAAGCAGTTCGACCCGCTGCTGCAGCGGCTCGTCCGGCTGATCGACGTGGACGCACCCGCCTCCCTCGGCGACGCTGGGGCAGCTCAGTGA
- a CDS encoding DUF2075 domain-containing protein, translated as MPTLSEQYRHRMGRSAPPAEIRSWERSLAVLASDLVEAGLPGVEVLVEYQLPLTSKRADVILCGRHPGSGTAQFVVVELKQWSRAHLVDHADDLCVLDGMGTRLHPVEQVRRYCTHLRDFVAALDDEGQAGIAGVAYLHNATDLDLNDLWAYPQDQQGRMYTGQRRAKFLRYLQQHLAPTSGAEAADLLLGSAIRPSKQLLTLAAEEVQRREQFVLLDEQQVAYSLVMRSVEQSYRANSKEVIIVSGGPGSGKSVIALSLMGELSRRGRTVLHATGSSAFTQTLRRVAGARAPRVKSMFKYFNQFVDAERNSLDVLICDEAHRIRETSANRYTPASLRSGRPQVAELIDAARVPVFLLDEHQVVRPGEIGTIDDIRDAAEAAGLRTQVIELDAQFRCGGSRAYEEWVLRLLGLEPGGPVPWEGDEHFSLSSTTGPSTMELRLRALLDEGYGARMAAGYCWPWSDPIPGGGLKPDVRIGDWQKPWNNKKDTSHAGAPGTPYWASDAAGFEQVGCVYTAQGFEYDYAGVIIGPDLVWRSDHWVAQPQHSHDSQVKRGDSAQFDQAVRNTYKVLLTRGMLGATVYSTDAETQALLESLISA; from the coding sequence GTGCCGACCCTGTCTGAGCAGTACCGTCACCGAATGGGCCGATCCGCGCCACCCGCCGAGATCCGGTCCTGGGAGCGCAGCCTCGCTGTACTGGCTTCCGACCTGGTCGAGGCCGGACTTCCTGGCGTGGAGGTTCTTGTGGAGTACCAGCTGCCGCTGACCAGCAAGAGGGCTGACGTCATCCTGTGCGGCCGGCATCCCGGCAGTGGAACTGCGCAGTTTGTCGTGGTGGAGCTCAAGCAGTGGTCACGCGCGCACCTGGTCGACCACGCCGACGACCTCTGCGTCCTGGACGGCATGGGGACCCGGCTGCACCCGGTGGAGCAGGTGCGTCGCTACTGCACCCACCTCCGAGACTTCGTGGCCGCGCTCGACGATGAGGGGCAGGCCGGCATCGCCGGCGTGGCCTACCTGCACAACGCCACCGACCTTGACCTCAACGACCTCTGGGCCTATCCCCAGGACCAGCAAGGCCGCATGTACACCGGGCAACGCCGCGCCAAGTTTCTCCGCTACCTCCAGCAGCACTTGGCGCCGACGTCCGGTGCGGAGGCGGCTGACCTCCTCCTCGGGTCCGCGATCCGACCGAGCAAACAGCTGCTGACCCTGGCGGCCGAGGAGGTGCAACGACGCGAGCAGTTCGTCCTCCTCGACGAGCAGCAGGTCGCGTACTCCCTCGTCATGCGCTCCGTTGAACAGTCCTACCGGGCCAACAGCAAGGAAGTCATCATCGTCAGCGGTGGTCCGGGCTCCGGCAAGAGCGTCATCGCGCTCTCCCTGATGGGCGAGCTCTCCCGCCGCGGCCGCACCGTGCTGCACGCCACCGGATCGAGCGCGTTCACCCAGACCCTGCGCCGAGTTGCTGGAGCACGCGCACCGCGGGTGAAGAGCATGTTCAAGTACTTCAACCAGTTCGTCGACGCCGAACGCAACAGTCTGGACGTGTTGATATGCGACGAGGCCCACCGCATCCGCGAGACCTCGGCCAACCGCTACACCCCGGCGTCATTGCGCTCAGGCCGGCCCCAGGTGGCCGAGCTCATCGATGCGGCGCGCGTCCCCGTCTTTCTGCTCGACGAGCACCAAGTGGTCCGCCCTGGCGAGATCGGAACCATCGACGACATCCGTGATGCGGCCGAGGCAGCTGGCCTTCGAACCCAGGTCATCGAACTGGATGCGCAGTTCCGCTGCGGCGGCAGCCGCGCGTACGAGGAGTGGGTGCTGCGACTGCTCGGCCTCGAACCGGGCGGGCCGGTCCCGTGGGAGGGCGACGAGCACTTCAGTCTGTCGTCGACCACGGGACCAAGCACCATGGAGCTACGGCTGCGAGCCCTGCTGGACGAGGGCTACGGGGCGCGGATGGCCGCTGGCTACTGCTGGCCTTGGAGCGATCCGATCCCCGGTGGTGGCTTGAAGCCGGACGTTCGGATCGGCGACTGGCAGAAGCCCTGGAACAACAAGAAGGACACCTCGCACGCCGGCGCGCCGGGGACGCCGTACTGGGCCAGTGACGCGGCTGGCTTCGAGCAGGTCGGCTGTGTCTACACCGCGCAGGGCTTCGAGTACGACTACGCCGGTGTGATCATCGGCCCGGATCTGGTCTGGCGCTCGGACCACTGGGTGGCCCAGCCGCAGCACAGCCACGACAGCCAGGTGAAGCGCGGCGACTCGGCTCAGTTCGACCAAGCCGTGCGCAATACGTACAAGGTCCTGTTGACCCGCGGGATGCTCGGAGCGACGGTCTACTCCACCGACGCCGAGACGCAAGCGCTGCTGGAGTCCCTGATTTCGGCCTGA
- a CDS encoding UvrD-helicase domain-containing protein: protein MTARWLDQNARDRITSDTGSTLFVNAGAGSGKTHALVNRVLHLVLTDNVPLRHIAAVTFTEKAGAELRDRLRVRFEAQRAEGSECHRERADEALNDLDSAAIGTLHAFAQRLLMEHPIEARLAPQLEVLDEIGSSVAFEDRWSELRTELLDDDSMEEPLLLGMAVGITLDHLRSLAVLLGNDWDLIHDQVLFRHAEQITPPPTADLLARGRRLADLGAECTEPEDRLLEHFRQLRVRLGRLACAPDVEAELSVLEEIGKIAFSNGQKGNWSRPIDEVRAAGRSFAADATKAVDAVRHQCLRRLTHWLAAQVVVAAEGRRAQSRLEFHDLLVLARELLRTSASTRRDLHDRYQRLLLDEFQDTDPIQIELAVRIAGGEEAAANDWRDVVVPAGRLFVVGDPKQSIYRFRRASIATYLDAQKHLGETVSLTTNFRTVAPILDWVNAVFAQLIQAEPDGQPSYEPLNLAREDVGRGPGVMLLGAEPHRDLPRASAAILRTREAADVAGAVTQAMTESWQVFDRVTQSWRRCRLDDIAVLVPARTSLPFLEEALDAAGIEHRTEASSLVYQADEVRSLLACVRAVADPTDSLALVQALRSPLFGCGDDDLWRWKYAGGAFNIYARLENAALNVGPVGSALTYLRQLAFDSRWRTPSEVLGAVVADRRMLELAATGPRARDAWRRLRFVVDQARAWAESSDGGLRNYLAWAAHQGQETSRVAESVLPETDADAVRVMTIHAAKGLEFPIVILSGLTAQSNRRRGVQVLWPASGGYAVKLSSSVQTEDFDAAQPIDEQMDDLEKRRLLYVAATRARDHLVVSLHRPDKAVATAARLLAGAGGLSAAGAVSYQTPTSGAANARVAPPPVLPPPDYAPWLAELTQARERSRRTSAISASGLEGTEPEVVLNREAKPPGLAKGARDLGLPPWSKGRYGSAVGRAVHAVLQVVPLPAADTSQAAAVADAVAAQCVAEGVVGYEGMVSALVESALRSDLVQRAAGHQHWREQYVGTVTTDGTVLEGYVDLIFRDDDGSFVIVDYKTDAVPAGGLASRVTYYRPQMEAYAECLRAATGGEVRAELLFLHPGGGAVPVPAVLP from the coding sequence GTGACGGCCCGGTGGCTGGACCAGAACGCACGCGACCGCATCACCTCGGATACGGGCAGCACGCTCTTCGTGAACGCCGGAGCCGGGTCCGGCAAGACCCACGCACTGGTCAATCGGGTGCTCCACCTCGTTCTGACTGACAACGTACCGCTTCGTCATATCGCCGCCGTGACCTTCACCGAGAAGGCGGGGGCGGAGCTGCGGGACCGCTTGCGTGTCCGGTTCGAAGCCCAGCGGGCGGAGGGCAGTGAGTGCCATCGGGAACGAGCCGACGAGGCACTGAATGACCTCGACAGCGCAGCCATCGGGACGCTGCACGCCTTCGCGCAGCGGCTCCTGATGGAACATCCGATCGAGGCGCGACTCGCACCGCAACTTGAGGTACTGGACGAGATCGGGTCTTCCGTGGCGTTCGAGGACCGGTGGTCTGAGTTGAGGACGGAGCTGCTGGACGACGACAGCATGGAGGAACCTCTGCTCCTCGGGATGGCGGTCGGTATCACTCTCGACCACCTTCGTTCGCTGGCCGTGCTCCTAGGCAACGACTGGGACCTGATTCACGACCAAGTTCTGTTTCGCCACGCCGAGCAGATCACCCCACCTCCGACGGCCGACCTGCTCGCCCGAGGGCGTCGGCTCGCCGACCTCGGAGCAGAGTGCACTGAGCCTGAGGACAGGCTTCTCGAGCACTTCCGCCAGCTGAGGGTGCGACTCGGCCGGTTGGCTTGCGCACCGGACGTCGAGGCCGAGCTTTCGGTACTCGAGGAGATCGGGAAGATCGCCTTCAGTAACGGGCAGAAGGGAAACTGGAGCCGACCGATCGACGAGGTGCGAGCGGCCGGCCGGAGTTTCGCCGCCGACGCCACCAAGGCAGTTGACGCCGTCCGCCACCAGTGCCTCCGACGGCTGACTCACTGGCTTGCGGCCCAAGTGGTAGTCGCCGCCGAGGGTCGACGCGCGCAGAGTCGCCTGGAGTTCCACGATCTCTTGGTGCTGGCCCGCGAGCTGCTGCGGACCAGCGCGAGCACGCGGCGGGACCTGCACGACCGGTACCAACGGCTGCTGCTGGACGAGTTCCAGGACACCGACCCGATCCAGATCGAGCTCGCTGTGCGCATCGCGGGCGGCGAGGAGGCCGCCGCCAACGACTGGCGTGACGTCGTGGTGCCGGCGGGTCGGCTATTCGTGGTCGGCGATCCCAAGCAGTCGATCTACCGTTTCCGGCGGGCGTCGATTGCGACCTATCTCGACGCGCAGAAGCACCTGGGGGAGACGGTCAGCCTGACAACGAACTTCCGGACCGTCGCACCCATCCTCGACTGGGTCAACGCGGTCTTCGCTCAGCTCATCCAAGCCGAGCCCGACGGTCAGCCCTCGTACGAACCGTTGAACCTCGCCCGGGAAGACGTGGGGCGCGGACCGGGCGTGATGTTGCTGGGGGCGGAGCCGCACAGGGACCTGCCGCGGGCGTCCGCGGCCATCCTGCGCACCCGCGAAGCGGCGGATGTCGCGGGCGCCGTCACGCAGGCCATGACCGAGAGCTGGCAGGTGTTCGACCGCGTGACACAGTCCTGGCGCCGATGCCGGCTTGACGATATTGCCGTCCTGGTCCCGGCTCGAACGTCGCTGCCGTTCCTGGAGGAGGCTCTGGACGCGGCAGGCATCGAGCACCGCACGGAGGCCAGCTCGCTGGTCTACCAAGCCGATGAGGTGCGCAGCTTGCTCGCCTGCGTGCGCGCGGTGGCCGATCCGACTGACAGCCTGGCTCTGGTGCAGGCGCTCCGGTCGCCCCTCTTCGGCTGCGGTGATGACGACCTCTGGCGCTGGAAGTACGCCGGTGGTGCCTTCAACATTTATGCGCGGCTGGAGAATGCAGCCCTCAACGTTGGGCCGGTCGGGTCGGCCTTGACCTATCTCCGCCAGCTGGCTTTCGACTCCCGGTGGAGAACCCCAAGTGAAGTGCTCGGAGCGGTCGTCGCCGACCGCCGGATGCTCGAGCTGGCTGCCACCGGTCCACGAGCCCGAGACGCCTGGCGTCGCCTGCGGTTCGTCGTCGACCAGGCCCGAGCGTGGGCGGAGTCGTCCGATGGAGGGCTGCGCAACTACCTCGCCTGGGCGGCGCACCAGGGCCAGGAGACCAGCCGCGTCGCTGAGTCAGTGCTGCCGGAGACCGACGCCGACGCGGTCCGAGTTATGACTATCCACGCGGCCAAAGGGCTCGAGTTCCCGATCGTGATCCTGTCGGGCTTGACGGCCCAGAGCAACCGCCGCCGCGGCGTCCAAGTTCTGTGGCCTGCGTCCGGCGGATATGCCGTCAAGCTGAGCAGCAGCGTCCAAACCGAGGACTTCGACGCTGCACAACCCATCGACGAGCAGATGGACGACCTGGAAAAGCGACGACTCCTCTACGTGGCAGCAACCCGGGCGCGGGACCACCTGGTGGTGTCCCTGCACCGTCCCGACAAGGCCGTCGCAACGGCGGCACGCCTGCTCGCCGGAGCTGGTGGCCTCAGCGCTGCTGGTGCCGTGTCGTACCAGACGCCGACATCCGGCGCGGCCAACGCTCGGGTTGCGCCGCCGCCGGTTCTGCCGCCGCCCGACTACGCCCCATGGCTGGCCGAGCTGACGCAAGCGCGCGAGCGGTCGCGGAGAACGTCGGCGATCAGCGCATCTGGGCTGGAGGGCACCGAGCCTGAGGTGGTGCTTAATCGCGAGGCCAAGCCGCCTGGGTTGGCCAAGGGCGCCCGTGATCTCGGGCTACCGCCCTGGTCGAAGGGTCGATATGGATCCGCCGTCGGACGAGCGGTGCATGCCGTGCTGCAGGTGGTGCCGCTTCCAGCGGCGGACACGAGTCAAGCTGCGGCCGTCGCAGACGCTGTTGCCGCTCAGTGCGTCGCCGAGGGCGTGGTCGGTTACGAGGGGATGGTGAGCGCGCTGGTGGAATCGGCGCTGCGGTCCGACCTTGTGCAGCGCGCGGCTGGCCATCAGCACTGGCGGGAGCAGTACGTCGGCACCGTCACCACTGACGGCACGGTCCTGGAGGGCTACGTCGACCTCATCTTCCGCGACGACGACGGGTCGTTCGTCATCGTCGACTACAAGACCGACGCCGTCCCGGCCGGCGGTCTCGCTTCCCGTGTCACCTACTACCGACCGCAAATGGAGGCCTACGCGGAATGTCTGCGTGCTGCCACAGGGGGCGAAGTCCGCGCCGAACTGCTGTTCCTGCACCCGGGCGGAGGGGCCGTCCCGGTCCCCGCGGTTCTGCCCTAA